Proteins encoded within one genomic window of Glycine soja cultivar W05 chromosome 1, ASM419377v2, whole genome shotgun sequence:
- the LOC114388515 gene encoding uncharacterized protein LOC114388515 produces the protein MSASSPSQAKEQDDDTKPLWTYVTKIKSVAGGGNYEIKCNICDFTFNGSYTRVRAHLLKMTGKGVRVCQKVTVAKLIDLKKIDNEATLRVERSKTKSVSLPPVSTQHQMDTNTLGVDPKKRKTSSVENAFNLQARETLDHEIARMFYSSGLPFHLARNPHYRKAFAYAANNQISGYQPPGYNKLRTTLLQNERRHVENLLQPIKNAWSQKGVSIVSDGWSDPQRRSLINFMVVTESGPMFLKAIDCSNEIKDKDFIAKHMREVIMEVGHSNVVQIVTDNAAVCKAAGLIIEAEFPSIYWTPCVVHTLNLALKNICAAKNTEKNNVAYEECSWITQIADDAMFVKNFVMSHSMRLSIFNSFNSLKLLSIAPTRFASTIVMLKRFKQLKKGLQEMVISDQWSSYKEDDVAKAKFVKDTLLDDKWWDKVDYILSFTSPIYDVLRRTDTEASSLHLVYEMWDSMIEKVKNAIYQYERKEESEGSTFYEVVQSILIDRWTKSSTPLHCLAHSLNPR, from the coding sequence ATGAGTGCTTCTAGTCCTAGTCAAGCTAAAGAACAAGATGATGATACCAAACCTTTATGGACCTAtgttacaaagataaaaagtgTAGCTGGTGGTGGAAATTATGAGATAAAATGCAATATTTGTGATTTTACCTTTAATGGGTCTTACACTAGAGTGAGGGCACACTTGTTGAAGATGACAGGAAAAGGAGTTAGAGTTTGTCAAAAGGTAACAGTTGCCAAACTTATAGATTTGAAGAAGATAGACAATGAGGCTACATTGAGGGTGGAGAGGTCAAAAACAAAATCTGTGTCATTGCCTCCGGTTTCTACTCAACACCAAATGGATACAAACACTCTTGGTGTTGatccaaaaaagagaaagacatCATCTGTAGAAAATGCCTTTAATTTGCAAGCTAGAGAGACACTTGATCATGAAATTGCGAGGATGTTTTACTCTTCGGGATTGCCTTTTCATTTAGCAAGAAATCCTCATTATAGGAAGGCATTTGCCTATGCTGCCAACAATCAGATCAGTGGTTACCAACCTCCAggttataataaattaaggacAACATTACTTCAAAACGAGAGAAGACATGTGGAGAATTTGttacaaccaattaaaaatgcaTGGAGCCAGAAGGGTgtgagcattgttagtgatggATGGAGTGACCCGCAAAGAAGATCTCTTATTAATTTCATGGTTGTCACAGAGAGTGGACCTATGTTTTTAAAGGCCATTGATTGTTCAAATGAGATCAAAGACAAGGATTTCATTGCCAAACATATGAGGGAGGTAATTATGGAGGTTGGACACTCAAATGTTGTGCAAATTGTGACGGATAATGCAGCCGTTTGTAAAGCAGCAGGTTTAATAATTGAGGCTGAGTTTCCTTCCATTTATTGGACTCCATGTGTTGTCCATACATTAAATCttgctttgaagaacatatgtgCAGCCAAGaatacagaaaaaaataatgttgcttATGAAGAATGTTCTTGGATCACCCAAATTGCGGATGATGCAATGTTTGTGAAAAACTTTGTCATGAGTCACTCTATGAGACtatcaattttcaattcattcaattCATTGAAATTGTTATCCATTGCTCCAACAAGATTTGCCTCCACTATTGTAATGCTCAAGAGATTCAAGCAATTGAAGAAAGGACTCCAAGAGATGGTCATTAGTGACCAATGGTCTTCTTATAAGGAAGATGATGTTGCAAAGGCTAAATTTGTGAAAGATACTTTGTTAGATGATAAATGGTGGGATAAGGTTGattatattctttctttcactaGCCCTATTTATGATGTTCTTAGAAGAACGGATACAGAAGCTTCATCTCTCCATCTAGTATATGAGATGTGGGATTCAATGATTGAAAAGGTGAAGAATGCCATATATCAATATGAGAGAAAGGAGGAGAGTGAAGGATCAACCTTTTATGAGGTAGTGCAATCCATATTAATTGACCGTTGGACTAAGAGTAGCACTCCTCTCCATTGTTTAGCTCATTCTTTAAATCCTAGGTAA
- the LOC114388430 gene encoding uncharacterized protein LOC114388430: protein MDKYPRLYRISDQQKQIIMNMGNNTNGGWEWKLTWRRAFFDNEIQMADNFLGELSQQQIQPNKEDKWSWKHDQSGYYSTKSGYDLIWEAQMEANQNLDFVDIWKLKIPSKSLIFAWRLIRDRLPTRMNLRRRQVVINEVQCPFCGDVEEEAAHLFFSCKKILPIWWESLSWVGVATVPPQNPRDHYL, encoded by the coding sequence ATGGACAAATATCCAAGGCTGTACCGAATCTCTGATCAACAGAAACAAATCATCATGAATATGGGGAACAACACCAATGGCGGATGGGAGTGGAAGCTAACTTGGAGGAGGGCTTTTTTTGATAATGAAATACAAATGGCGGATAATTTCCTCGGAGAATTATCACAGCAGCAGATTCAGCCAAATAAGGAGGATAAATGGAGCTGGAAGCATGATCAAAGTGGATACTACTCAACAAAAAGCGGATATGACTTGATATGGGAAGCACAAATGGAAGCTAATCAGAATTTGGACTTTGTGGACATTTGGAAGCTCAAAATACCAAGTAAATCACTGATTTTTGCTTGGAGGCTAATTAGGGACAGACTTCCAACTAGGATGAATCTTAGAAGGCGGCAGGTTGTGATAAATGAGGTACAGTGCCCATTTTGTGGAGATGTAGAGGAGGAGGCtgctcatttattttttagttgtaaAAAGATCCTACCCATATGGTGGGAGTCTTTATCTTGGGTTGGAGTAGCAACAGTACCACCTCAAAATCCTAGGGACCACTACCTGTAG